The DNA region TGTGCCGCCTACGACCCCGCGGCTGACGAGGGCGGGGTCGAAGTCGACGTCGCGTACGACCTGTGATGCGGGGTTCGCCCACCGAGCGCACGCCCGCGGCGAACCGGTCGTTCGGGGTCGTCAACCTCGACAAACCACCGGGACCCTCAGCCCACCAGGTCACCGGCTGGGTTCGCGACCTCGTCGGGGTCGACCGCGCCGCCCACGCCGGCACCCTCGACCCGAAAGTCACGGGCTGCCTCCCGATCCTGCTCGGCGACGCCACCCGGATGGCCCAGGTCTTCCTCGAAGGCGACAAGGAGTACGTCGCGGTGCTCGAACTCCACAAACCGGCCCCCGCGAACGTCGAGAACGTTCTCGCCGAATTCGAGGGCCCGATATACCAGAAACCCCCCAAGAAGAGCGCCGTCGCCCGTCGGCTCCGAGTCCGGGAGATCTACGACCTCACGCCGGTCGAGATCGAAGACCGCCGGATCCTCCTCAAGATTCGCTGCGAGAGCGGGACCTACGTCAGGAAGCTGTGTCACGACCTCGGCCTCGCGCTCGGCACCGGTGGCCACATGGGCGACCTCCGGCGAACCTCGACGACGCCGTTCGACGACACGACGCTCGTGAGCCTCCACGACCTCGCCGACGCGCTCGCGTTCGCCGATGAGGGCGACCCGGAACCCCTCTCCGAGGCCGTCCGGCCGGCCGAACGCGCGCTCACCCACCTCCCGCGGGTGACGATCGCCGAGAACGCCGCCCGGGAGGTCGCCGAGGGCGCGCCGGTGTACGCGCCCGGCGTGCTGGACGTCGAGAACATCAATCCCGAGGACGACGAACCGCTGGTCGCCTGCTACACGCCCGACGGGGCGGCGGTCTGTCTCGGTCGATTCGTGGGCGACCCCGAGGCCGACTCGGAGACCGTCGTCGACCTCGAACGCGTTTTGATTTGACTCGGTGAGCGTGTCGTGCCGGCTCGTCGGCGGGCCGGGTTTCCGTCGACCGCCGTGATCACTCCGACGAGGGGTTCCCCGTCTCGTCGATCCGCTCGTCGTACTTTTCGAGGGTCCGTTCGAGCGCCTCGCCGGCGTCGATATCGGCGGCGTTCGCGATCTGCAACAGGGTAAACATGGTGTCGCCGAGTTCCTCCTCGGTTATCCCGATCTCCTCCGGTCGTTCCCCGTACCCCGTCGTCTCGACAGCGTCCTCGGCCATCTCCCCGATCTCCTCGACCATGGTCAGCAACCGGAACTCGAGGCTCGTCTCGATATCGTGTCTGTCCACGAACGCCGCTACCTCCCGCTGTTCGTCCATGGGTCTCCCTCTAACGTGAGTCGCAATAGTCTTCCGTCCCTTCGGTACCGGAGTGGTAGTTCGGTCAGTCGTCGGCGCTCGCTCGGTTCACTTCGATGGGATCGTCGACGGCGACCGCACCGGTGAGTTCGGTGTAGGGGTAGGGCATGTCGATCCCCTCGTCGTCGAAGCGCTCCTTCACGGCCTGGACCCACGCCGAGAGCGTGTGGACGTACTTCCCGCGCGAGGGGTCGTCGATGTGGGCACGCGCGGTCAGCCCCACCGCCGAATCACCGAGTTCGGTGAGGATCACGTCGGGTTCGGGTTCGCCCTTGATGTTCTCGACCGTCGCGGCCTCCTGGAGGATGATCTTCTTCGCCTGCTCGATGTCGTCGTCGTAGCCGATGCCGAAGGTGAACGGAACCCGGAGGCGGTCGTTGGCGACGGGGTTGGTGACCGCGTTGTCGGCGAGTTCGGAGTTGGGCACGGTGATCAGTTCGTTGTCGAAGGTCTCGAGTTTGGTGACGCGGAGCCGGATCTCCTGGACGACGCCCGACTTCGTGCCGTCGCCCGAGGGCCACTCGATCCAGTCGCCGGTCTGGAAGGGCTTGTCGCGGAGGATGAACACGCCCGCGACGAAGTTACCGATGAGGTCCTGGGCGGCGAACCCGAGTGCCAACGCGAGCGCACCGGCCAGCGTCGCGAAGGCCGCGAGCACGGTCCCGAACCCCGCGATCGTCGCCGCGAGCGCGAGCGCGGCGAACAGCGCGAGCGCCCCCGCGATCCGGCCGCCGAGCCCGACGACCGTCCCGTCGAACCCACGGACTTCGAGCGCACGCTTCGTCACCCTGGTCAGCACGAACTTGGCGACCGGGTAGATGACGACGAACGCCACGACGAACAGCACCACCGTGGTCGCGGCGCTCACGATCGCGTCGCCGTACTGGTTCACGAACTGCTGGGGCGTGGTCGGGAGACCCTGCTGGAGGACCGTCGGGTGCATCGTTCGAATCGACAGCCGAGTCGGTTATGAAACCATCGCCGGCGTCCACCGATTCGACACGGCCGCCCATTCCGGACCCCGTGGCTCCCGCGTGCGCGAAACGAAGGGCTTAATCCACGAGCCGGCGTCGGTCGAAACGCGGGACCGTGGGGTAGCTTGGTATCCTCGGCGCATGGGGTGCGTCGGACTCGTGTTCGAATCACGACGGTCCCATTCCACCTTTTGCTGCGCTCCGTTCGCTTCGCTCACTTCGCTGGCAAAATGTGGATCAAAAGCACGTCGGGTTCCCTCCGGTCACCCTCGCGCCCGCTCACTCGCTGCGCTCGTTCGCGGTGGGATCACTCACAACTCCGCGCCGCAACCGCACAGCACCGCCGCCGGCCCTCGGCTCGCGCCTGCGGCGCTCGCCGAGACGCCAGGCCCGTACCGCTACTGCGGGGTTCCAACTCACAGCCAGTTTTCCAACCACACCAGCTGGTTCGCCAGTTCGTCGGCCGTAAAGAACCGGTCGACACGGTCGATCGCGACGGCGAACTCGCTCGGGGACGGATTCGGCGTAGTGTAGACGACGATTCCGGCATGATCGGTCTCGTCACCGAGTTCGACGAAATCGCGGTCGTTCGTGAGAACGACGAGCCCGTCCCGTCCACAATCACCGAGTAGTTCCTCGTCGACCGACTCCCGACCGTAGCGTTCCTGCGCGGTAACGACGGTGTACCCGTTCGACCGGAGCGTCGACGTGACGGCGCTCGGAACGTGTTCGTCCACGAAAAAGCGAAGCGTCACCGTTCGGCGGCGGGCGGCGAGACCGACCGCGATTCGAGCCGTTCTTCCTGTTGCTCGTGCCGACGTCGGATCTCGCGCATCTCCTCCGGATGGTCGTAGTAGTACGCGAGCGCGGTGTGAACCTCCGCCAACGAGACGTCGAGTTGGTCGGCGACGTACTCCGGGGACCCATCGTCACGAACCATGTCGACGATCTGGAGCACGCTGATCCGCCGCCCATCAAGCCGTGGCTCACCGCCCAACGTTCCTTCCGTCGAGACGATCTCGGCCATTGCAGTCCTTTGGTACGTCGTATCAAAGACTCTTTCCCACTTTTTAGCCCCACCTTTTGCTGCGCTCCGCTCGCTAGCGCTCGCTCTGCTGGCAAAATGTGGATCAAAACCGCGTCGGGTTCCCTCCGGTCACCCTCGCGCCCGCTCACTCGCTGCGCTCGTTCGCGGTGGGATCACTCACAACTCCGCGCCGCAATCGCACAGCACCGCCGCCGCCGAAGCCCTCGACCGTTCGCTCCGCTCACGGTCTCGCCCTTCATCCGCCAGGAATCGCACCGCACCGCTCCGACGGCCTCGGCTCGTGCCTGCGGCGCTCGCCGCCGGGCCGGCACCACGATCACTGTAGAAAAACCGGATTCTGGTCGCGTTTCAGTCTCGTTTCACGCCGGGGTTCGTCACCGCACCGTTGGCCGCCGAACCGAAGTCCCGCCCGTACTTCGCGAGCACGCCCGACTGGTAGTTCGCCTCGGGCTGCTCCCACGCGTCGAGCCGGGAGTCGAGCTCCTCCTCCGAGAGGTCGGTCTCGATGGTTCGGTCGGGGACGTCCACGCGCACCGTGTCGCCGTCCTGGAGTGCGGCTATCGGCCCGCCGACGAACGCCTCGGGCGCGGCGTGCCCGATCATCGGGCCGCGCGTCGCACCTGAGAACCGCCCGTCCGTGATGAGCGCGACGTCGTCCTCGTGGCCCTGGCCGACGACGGCGGCCGTGACACCCAGCATCTCGCGCATCCCCGGCCCACCGCGGGGCCCCTCGTTCCGGATGATGATCACGTCGCCGCTCTCGATGTTGCCCTCCTGGACCCACTTCATCGCGCTCTCCTCGTCCTCGAACACCCGCGCCGGGCCCTCGTGGTGGAGCTTGTCGTCGCCGGTGACTTTGAGGACCGCGCCGTCGGGTGCGAGGTTCCCGGTCAGAACCTTGATCGCGCCCTCGTCGTGGATCGGGTTTTCCACAGTTTGGACGAGGTCCGAATCGATCGCGGAGTCGTCCGGGAGGTCGAGCTCCGCGAGACTTTCTTCGAGGGTCTTGCCCGTCACGGTCATCGCGTCGCCGTGGAGCAGCCCCGCGTCGAGCAGGCGGCGAAGCACGACCGGCACGCCACCCTGCTCGTGGAGGTCGGCCATCACGCCCGCACCGCCGGGCCTGAGGTGGCAGATGTGGGGCGTTCGCGCCCCGACCTCGTTGAAGTCCTCCAATGAGAGATCGATACCCGCCTCGGCGGCGAGCGCCGGGAGGTGGAGCACGGCGTTGGTCGAGCCTCCGAGTGCCATCTGGAGCGCGATGGCGTTCTCGAAGCTCTCCTTCGAGAGCACGTCCGAGGGGCGGAGATCCTCCTCGACACAGTGCATGACCGCCTCGCCCGCACGGCGCGCGACGTCGAGCCGGGCGTCGGACTCGGCGGGCGCGCTCGCCGACCCCAGGGGGGCGAGCCCGAGCGCCTCGCTCATGCTCGCCATCGTGTTCGCGGTGTACATCCCGGCGCACGACCCCGCCCCCGGACACGCGTCGCGCTCCAGCGAGTCGAGATCCTCGCGCGAGATATCCCCTTGAGAATACGCGCCGACGCCCTCGAAGACGTCCTGAACGGTGACGTCCCGACCTTCGTGGTGGCCCGGGAGGATGGTTCCACCGTAGACGAACACGCTCGGCAGGTCGGTCCTGATGGCGGCCATCATCATCCCCGGGAGGTTCTTGTCGCAGCCCGCGACCGTCACGAGGGCGTCCATCCGCTCGCCGAACGAAACGAGCTCCACGGAGTCGGCGATGACCTCCCGCGAGATGAGCGAGGCCTTCATCCCCTCCGTCCCCATCGAGATCGCGTCGCTCACGGTGACGGTACCGAACTCTATCGGCATCCCGCCCGCGCCCTCGACACCCTCGATGGCGGCCTCGGCCACCGAGTCGAGGTGGACGTTGCAGGGCGTGACGTCCGCCGCGGGGTTGGGGACGCCGACCATCGGCGAGTCGAGCGCGTCGTCGTCGAAGCCCATCGCGCGGAACATCGAGCGGTGAGGTGCGCGGTCCGGTCCGTCGGTGACCTCGCGACTACGCAAGTTCTCGTCTTTTTTCGACCCGTCGGGGTCGCGGTGTTGTGGTTGTTGGCTCATGCCAGGGGCTCGACGGCCACGAACATAAGTCTGCCACCACGGCCCGATCGGACGGCCGACCCCCGATTAGAGCGACTCTCGGCCCGTCGAGCGCCGGACCACGTTCCCGAGCGCCCGAACGCCGGGGTGGCCGTCGTAGAGCCAGAGCACGAACACGAGGACGAACAGACCGACGTAAGCCACGAGCACCGGTCCCAGGAGCTGCTGGGCGTACTGGACGAAGTAGTAGTCCGCGTTCGCGATCAGACCCGCACCCGCACCGGGACCCACGATCGGGTCCGAGACGTCGACCCCCGGGCGGGCCATCACCGGCCAGAACAGGAACCAGTAGTTGAGTTCGTTGCCGAGCGCAACCGACGGGAGCACGTCCGCCGGGAGGTGCGAGGCGTAGCCGACGACGAACGCGAAGCCGATGCTGGTTCGCGAGCGCCAGTAGGCGACGGCGAGCACGACGATCCAGACCGGGACGGCGACGAAGACCGTGTGAGCGAACACGCCGGCGGGCAGGAGGTCGAACATCCACGACAGCGGTTTGTCGACCAGATCGGGGAACTGGGTGCCGAGCGCGAGCGCGAGCGTCGGGTACTCCCCCGGTCGGCGGCCGGCGAGGTGACAGAGTATCGAATAACAGAGGTAGCCGACCGCGAGGTGGCCCCACGGAAACACGGCTCAGCCACCCCCAGCGCTCTCGTTGGCCGGCGCGACGTCGACGGAGAGGTGGGCCGTCCGGTAGGCGTTTTCGGCGGTCGGGTCCCCGGGCGGCTCACCCTCGTAGAGGAGATAGACCAGCTGGAGGTTCTCTCCCGAGGTTTCGGGGGTGACGGTGTGTGGGTTCTGCCACGTTCGGTTCGCGGGGACGGTCGGCGACGAGAACTGGGTGAGTTGGTCGCGCGAGAGCACCTCGCTACCGTTGCGGTTCTGGAGTTGGACCACCACCGAGTAGTTCGCCGCCACTTGTTCCTCGTTCTCGACGCTCACGACGTACTGCTGTTCTTCGCCCT from Halococcus salsus includes:
- a CDS encoding RNA-guided pseudouridylation complex pseudouridine synthase subunit Cbf5 codes for the protein MRGSPTERTPAANRSFGVVNLDKPPGPSAHQVTGWVRDLVGVDRAAHAGTLDPKVTGCLPILLGDATRMAQVFLEGDKEYVAVLELHKPAPANVENVLAEFEGPIYQKPPKKSAVARRLRVREIYDLTPVEIEDRRILLKIRCESGTYVRKLCHDLGLALGTGGHMGDLRRTSTTPFDDTTLVSLHDLADALAFADEGDPEPLSEAVRPAERALTHLPRVTIAENAAREVAEGAPVYAPGVLDVENINPEDDEPLVACYTPDGAAVCLGRFVGDPEADSETVVDLERVLI
- a CDS encoding MazG nucleotide pyrophosphohydrolase domain-containing protein, with the translated sequence MDEQREVAAFVDRHDIETSLEFRLLTMVEEIGEMAEDAVETTGYGERPEEIGITEEELGDTMFTLLQIANAADIDAGEALERTLEKYDERIDETGNPSSE
- a CDS encoding mechanosensitive ion channel family protein; translated protein: MHPTVLQQGLPTTPQQFVNQYGDAIVSAATTVVLFVVAFVVIYPVAKFVLTRVTKRALEVRGFDGTVVGLGGRIAGALALFAALALAATIAGFGTVLAAFATLAGALALALGFAAQDLIGNFVAGVFILRDKPFQTGDWIEWPSGDGTKSGVVQEIRLRVTKLETFDNELITVPNSELADNAVTNPVANDRLRVPFTFGIGYDDDIEQAKKIILQEAATVENIKGEPEPDVILTELGDSAVGLTARAHIDDPSRGKYVHTLSAWVQAVKERFDDEGIDMPYPYTELTGAVAVDDPIEVNRASADD
- a CDS encoding DUF5615 family PIN-like protein, with the translated sequence MTLRFFVDEHVPSAVTSTLRSNGYTVVTAQERYGRESVDEELLGDCGRDGLVVLTNDRDFVELGDETDHAGIVVYTTPNPSPSEFAVAIDRVDRFFTADELANQLVWLENWL
- a CDS encoding DUF433 domain-containing protein; this encodes MAEIVSTEGTLGGEPRLDGRRISVLQIVDMVRDDGSPEYVADQLDVSLAEVHTALAYYYDHPEEMREIRRRHEQQEERLESRSVSPPAAER
- the ilvD gene encoding dihydroxy-acid dehydratase translates to MSQQPQHRDPDGSKKDENLRSREVTDGPDRAPHRSMFRAMGFDDDALDSPMVGVPNPAADVTPCNVHLDSVAEAAIEGVEGAGGMPIEFGTVTVSDAISMGTEGMKASLISREVIADSVELVSFGERMDALVTVAGCDKNLPGMMMAAIRTDLPSVFVYGGTILPGHHEGRDVTVQDVFEGVGAYSQGDISREDLDSLERDACPGAGSCAGMYTANTMASMSEALGLAPLGSASAPAESDARLDVARRAGEAVMHCVEEDLRPSDVLSKESFENAIALQMALGGSTNAVLHLPALAAEAGIDLSLEDFNEVGARTPHICHLRPGGAGVMADLHEQGGVPVVLRRLLDAGLLHGDAMTVTGKTLEESLAELDLPDDSAIDSDLVQTVENPIHDEGAIKVLTGNLAPDGAVLKVTGDDKLHHEGPARVFEDEESAMKWVQEGNIESGDVIIIRNEGPRGGPGMREMLGVTAAVVGQGHEDDVALITDGRFSGATRGPMIGHAAPEAFVGGPIAALQDGDTVRVDVPDRTIETDLSEEELDSRLDAWEQPEANYQSGVLAKYGRDFGSAANGAVTNPGVKRD
- a CDS encoding metal-dependent hydrolase, which codes for MFPWGHLAVGYLCYSILCHLAGRRPGEYPTLALALGTQFPDLVDKPLSWMFDLLPAGVFAHTVFVAVPVWIVVLAVAYWRSRTSIGFAFVVGYASHLPADVLPSVALGNELNYWFLFWPVMARPGVDVSDPIVGPGAGAGLIANADYYFVQYAQQLLGPVLVAYVGLFVLVFVLWLYDGHPGVRALGNVVRRSTGRESL